AGTTGCTTTGAACAATAGGGCTCCATAGAAGGTTTTAAAGCTTGTAGTATTAATGTATATGGATAGTAGATGAAAACCTTCAGTTTCTTCCACCTGTTTCAATTTCTGATATGCAGATCAGAGGTGTTGGTCTTATCAGTGATACTCTATCACAGGCCTACAGAACATTCCCTTGCTTACAAATGTGCTTGACAAATGATTTAGGGATTGGGTACATTTAAGCACATgtggttataaaataaatgtattccaCAATAATAATCACAGCCATTGCCACAGAACCATCCCTCTACCCTAATACCCCACAAGTTTGAAGATGGGGCATGCTGGGAACTTGACTCTCCATCTGGCAACTCAGTTTTAATCTGAAGCATTTTCTAAACTCGGGGATTTCTTTCCTGcagtcttcttccctctttcctctgaCCAGGGAGAATTTTTCCAAGGTTATTGATCACAGGCCTACCCTTCTAAGTAGGGCCACTGAGTAATGCACAACTCCAGGAGCCTCTCTCCACAAACTAAGGTCCGAATGGCACTCCCTAGGCAATGAGCCCACTGCTCCAAGAACATCATCCTTAAGTCCCAAATTGTGTCCAATAGTGCTGTGTTGTGATATTACCAGAAAGTACCACTTTAAGGCAGCAATTCTTAGAGTGTTATGACAATTGGAAAATGTATTACAAGTAATTTTCACTAATACAGACATTCTGACTGACTTTTTAGTTATGAGAACAGGTTCAAGATTACATTTCCAATAATGTTACTATTCTCATTCACACTGCAAAGGCTTTTTGAAGAGCCATTTAGCCAGTATACCAGGAGTGAAACATGGGATACGGCTACATATTTAACATGCTTATCTTGGCAagggaaaaaacatgaaaactttTGGTCTAATATATGCTAATATATATATGATGAATATatatgtgaacatatatatatatgtctaataTATATGTGATAAAAAATGACAAAAGCCTGAGGCTAAGTCCCCAATTTAATTAATCTGAGAAAAGCCTTACAGCATTTAGCCTAATAAACAGGCAGCTATCGGAATTAAAAGCTCcaagttttaaaatgtctttgccATCAACTAGCTCAtttagcttcagtttcctcatttgtaggtAGAGGACTACTGCCAGCCTCAGTGCTAGGGCTGGAATAATAAAGGCTTTATAGGACCAACTGATGAGCAAGCCTTTGCATATGTCAATACCTACAGTGCCAATGGTAATTCTGAAGAACCTGGAAATTGAGCTTCTTCATAAGATAAAACAGAATAAGAACAGGAATAATAACGTCTGCCATTTGAGATCACCTATATACCAAGCAGTAGGCTTTTACATTAAGTCTTCCCAATTCTATGTGGCATAAATGAGGACTACCACTTTACATATGAGGAACCAACCAGAGGTCAGAGAGGTTAACCCCTCCACAGTGATGTGGTTTAGGAGTACAACTGCCTGACTGATATCCAGGCTCTTCCCCCACAGACGCTCTGGTTCTGTGATCTGTAAAGACATGGCACCTCTACAACCTCTACTCATGTACCAAATTTCactaaaaatgactttaaaagcCTATAATACATACTTCTTGCAATGGTGACCATGATATTTAGAATGCTATAGCAGATTATTACCAATGTTTACTGACAGCCAGCACTCATCTATTTCTTGATACAGGGGGGTTATATTTCTCTACCCTCTTGAAGTTAGGTAACCACGAGACTAATTCTGGCTAACAAAATATgaggaaaagaaatgtatgtCACTTCCAGGGTGAAGCATGTAATTGCAGGTGTTCATTTCTCCAGGCCTCTCTTCCTTTTCCATAGCAATCATGGGAACCTGTGTGGCTGTGGTGGTGCCTCAAGATCAAGGCAACCTGATATATGAAGCCGGCCTGTGGGGAAAGCTTCCTAGAGAGTTGTGTAAACTCATAGTGGATTTTAGGAAAGAAACAAACCTCTTTTATTTTAAGCCACACAGTTGGAGATTGTTTTTTACTGTGGTATAACCTAGCCTATCCTGACTGACATAGCTGATGAAGAGAATTACAAAACAGACATAAGGCATGCTCTGGTCCCCTTCCATATTACATTAAATGTGATTGAAACATGGCTGAGTAAAAACTCAAGGGCTGGTTGtggtatacatgcacacacatacacacaatggaatactactcagccataaaaaagaataaaaataatgccatgtgcagcaatgtggatggacctagagattatcatactaagcaaagtaagtcagacagagaaagacaaatatcatttgatatcacttacatggggaatcttaaaaaaatgacacaaattagcttatttacaaaacagaaacagactcacagacatagaaaacttatggttatcaaaggggaaaggggggagggattaattaggagtttgagatcaacatatacaaactattatatacaagataaacaaggtcctactgtatagcacagggaactatattcaatatcttgtaataatccataatgaaaaagaatatatatgtataacagaatcactatgctgtataccagaaactaacacattgtaaatcaattatgtttcaataaaaaataaactcaagggcTGGACAAAGAAGAGGAACCTTGTGCAGTTAAGCTTAAAAAGGTTTTAGAACCACCTGGTACAACCAAAGCACCACTCTTCCCACCTTCAGGGAGCTCAGCACAACTAATCCCATTACATGGCACAGCTTCCTGGATAATCAGAACATTTTGATATTTTCAATGAAATAGTATGGGAGCTCTGATTAGTATGGTTAAGTAAAGAGTCAGTTTTTTGGGGTGGATGGCTTTTCTATGTCTACTTGATAAAGTTCAATTAAGCAGGACTGGCTTAATTTTGAGAGCAGATGCTGGTACTTTTCAATTTTGATTAGGCCTGTTGATAGCCATGTAAATCCTGAGATGTTTGAACataccatgttatttaatatTCAGTTGCACTAGGAAGGctaagatgaattttaaaaatctcagctTCTCATTTTCTAAGTTCTTAGTACCATTATTTAGGTAAAGGTCAGACAAGCATCTTTACTTTCTCCTAAACTCTCACTGTAACACATGCATAAAGTCTAGAATCTATAGTAAAGTCAATTGATTTAGGAATAGAAAGTGAACATGTAACTTTCTGAGAAATACAATCCCTTAAGTACTCATTAAAATGGCCAATTTTTATTACAATGATTAACAACAGGACACAATTCAAAAGCAAATGCTTTCTGTAAATGTGAAGTAAACTGAGAAAGAGATGACCCTGGAGTGTCTTAGGGCCAAGGCCTACTCTGCAGCTGAGACCCAGTCCAATAAGAACAATTTAACatgctgcttttttgttgttgttaatttatttatttataatttttttggcaggagggaggtaattaggtttatttatgtatttatttttagaggaggtactggggactgaacccaggaccttgtgcatgctcagcatgcgctctaccacttgagctataccccccccaaCATGCTTCTTGATTTAATGTGCTAACAGGTCAGGTTCTCAGAGGCAGTTCTAAAATGATTTCAGTCAGGCTTTATTTTTAGTAACTGTACTACCTTTGTAGGCCTCTTTCTAAAAGCTTTATATTTTATTGCATTAAACTTTATCACAGCTACCAACCAGATcactattattttcatattttacctAATGATCCTGCTTCACTGGCACACAAAGGTGAACGGatgcaaatatacacacacacacaaacacaggacCTGCTGCTCCCATTTTATGATGCCTTTTTAAAGGCCTGGCTTATAAGGTTGTCACAGGGGAATGAGGACAGCTGATGGCTCCATTACACAAAGTACTTCtgtgtatacatttatttttacactGTATAGGAAGTTACAACTTctaaaaaacagtatttaaatgaACATAGGTATAAGCTACCCAGAACAAAAGAATTAACATGTACTTATTGAAAAGAATCAGAATGCTAAATAAAAGAGCCGGAGGGCTAATAAACAGGGGAGTCACTCTACCTCTTTCCAACTTCTAGGAATTCAAATTTATTCAAAAACTGGATATACATAACCCCATAACTATCTTTCCTTGAATAACTTCAGAATGGCAGTTTTTTAAGACAACTTTAAAACTCAAGCTCCTTCTGAATTTCCCAAAGAGTTTTTGCACTCTTCTGCAGATGAGCCTCTTCTTCAGGGGCCAACTTTACTCTTATAAGGTCAGTAATACCATTTTCTCCCAGGATACAAGGAACACTGAGGAATACTTCCTCATTTATTCCATAGAGACCCTTAATTCTGGTTGAAACTGGATGCACTCTCCtaagatttttcaaaatactttctgTTAAATCAGCCACAGATAGGCCAATGGCCCAAGAAGTATAACCTTTCATTTTAATAATCTCATAGGCACTAGCAACCACATCTTTGTGAACATTTTTCCACTGCTCAGGATCTTTATCAGTTCCTATATCTACGTTCAGAGTTTTCAGAGGAACACCAGCAATGTTCACACCACTCCACACAGGAACACTTGAATCTCCATGCTCTCCAAGGATCCACCCATGACAGCTTTCAGAGTGGATACCAAGCCTTTGCCCGATCAAGAAACGGAAACGGGCAGTGTCCAGATTACAACCACTTCCAATAACACGGTTTTGAGGGAATTCACTCAACTTCCAGGCTACATAAGTTAAGATATCCACTGGATTGGAAACAACAATCAGTTTGCAGCGAGGGCTGTATTGGACAATACTGGAAATCATTAATTTAAAGATGGCCAAATTTCGCTGGACTAAATTAAGGCGTGTTTCCCCTTTTTCCTGGCGTGCACCTGCTGTGATAATCACGAGGCTGGAGTTTGCAGTGACAAGGTAATCTTTGCTGCAAACAATATTTGGCATTTTGATGAACGAACTGCCATGTTGAAGATCCATTGTCTCACCCTTCAGTCGGCCTTCATCAACATCCACCAAGGCAAGTTCATCACTCAAGCCTTTTAACAGGATGCTGATAGCACAGGCCATGCCAACCGATCCAGTTCCTATAATGGAGATCTTACTGCAACGAACGGCCTCGTCCGAAGTGAGATTCTTCAGAAGCTCACACTTGACGGTCGCCATCTCAGACGCAGGGGCGACGGGCCACGCACCCCTGAGGGGGACGCCAGCTGTCTGGCGGGGGCCTAACGCCATTCCCAGGCCCAGGAAATTCGCTTTCGCAGCGCCCACTCTCTGGCCAGCCCGCAGGACTCTCACAGCCCAGCTCATGGCCCCTCGCTCAACAGATGAcggaagagaaagggagaaagcagCCGGCAGCCTTCAAAGCTCGAAGGGAAGCACCTGTGACCGTTGGCCGCTCCCTCAGCAAGTTACTGAGGCGGTACCAAGCCGGCGCCTTCGAACGCGGCTTCCGCCTGTTACTGCGGCTGCGCAAACTGGACCCTTTGACCACCCCTTTGGCGGCTACTGCGGCTGCGCAAGGCCGGCCCAACACACGTGACCTGGATTGGACCCTCGGAGAGCGCTCGCCGTGTCAGTTCTGACGAGGGTGGAGAAAGGGCTTCTCTAGCAAATGGATTCGGGAGTAGAAGTTTTATAAACACAAATTCTGTCCAATACTTAGCATGTACAATGGGCCAACCCACACCCTTGGGATTAGTGATTTTCTGTTTTTACTACCTatgcaaaacaaaaatacttcCATTAAGTACAGATGAAAATAAGGTTAAATTTTCTGAAATGGATCCCTGCCGGGAATAAGATGTGTGTGCTTTGTCTCCCGATGGTCTCCTGCACCATTTCCCTGCATCTGTTGGAGAAGTAGGGCTCCTGTCTATCCAGTTGGAGAAGCTTCTATTTGGAAAggcttcctgttgcctttgtgccAGTCAAGATCGGAACTGTGGGAAACAAGCAGGTTCTTAACAACGGGAAGGAGCCGACTGTGAGCTAGTTCAACGGTAAAAGCTCACAGGGAGAGGCTGTTACTCTCTCTCATGCCAAAGGAAAGCTTGTGATTGAGTCTTGATTAAAACTGACTTCTCAAGTAGAAACATGATGATGTAGAGTTATAGTAAAATGAAGATATGAAGAACCTTAAAACGGCAAGTTTTGACCAATGCACAAATCAGATTATTGAttaaagtagtaaaataaaatattagctagCACAACATGGCATCAGTATATCTTACCTTCCTCTGCATTTCTCTGGTCAGTCTTTTGAACTTCCTTTCAAGTttctaaggaaataaaaactttCCATCTGATGAAATATATACCCTTAAACCCAATACTACAAAAGTTCCAATAAAATAATGGTACTTTCTCCCCTCttatatatacagaattctgaccATGTAACGATTCCTCAAAGCTTTCCTCTCATTCTAAGAAAGCAATATGCTTTCCCCTAATGGAGCTCTTGGTGTACAGAGCCTCCTCACAGTCAGGAGAAAAAaactgtgtgtatgcacatgtatGTGTGCGTGAATTCCGTTTTAGAATATCAAATCTTgacaaaattaacattttatactCAGGACTTGAAAAGCTATTCTCACTCTTCTTGCCACTGAACTGCAGTCCAGGAAGAGAGGAATAGTAAGCAAAGGAGTTGGTGAGGGGGTGAGAAAAGTGTGGCAATTAGTGGAGTTCCTGCAATCCTGTTTCAGTATGACTTGCTGGTACCCTGTTTAGATGGTACAGTACAAGCTCCGTGACACATAAAATGTTAAGAGCACCACATACATAAGTTCTCATCACACTGGTGGTCAAATTTATGGTAACCATTTGTCAAATTAAAAGCTAGAATTTTCAAATGATCATCTTTAATGGTGGCTGACATCTTGGAGGAATCCTCGTAAAAGACCAACTTTTgacagctattatttcttttatccCAGTTATAGCTTGAAATGTTTTAACCCAGCCTGTTCCCACCTTCTTCCTGCAATGATTCCTTTGACCAGTCAAGCCACTTTCTGAGATAAGTGTTCTTGAGGATGAAATTCAAGGACATAAAGACTTAGCTAGATGGCTTCTTTTATAGTAATTTACTCTCTAGACTTTGAACCTCTTTAGAAATACAATCACTATGACAGCTGCCTCTTCAGTTTTCCCCTTAGCCACAACTAAAtcaattttgagaaaaataacactctctaaaataaaaaaaatacctcaaaTGAAGCAGCTTTTTATttacagtaagtcttgaaatAAGAAGGAAAGAACTGAAAAAGATGAGGGGATGTATATGACCTACAGAGCAGACTTAGGTCTACTCAAAGATGTGGAAAGCCAAATACAGCTAGACAGCTCCCTAATGACCTTCTATCTTAGGTGGCTCATTATTCTTTTTGAATGGAAAATCTAACTCAAATTAtctattcaaaattcagtataaTATTATAGCCAGTGGAAGGATTATGCCATAATACCTTCGCTTACACCACTCAGGAGGGTGGAAGCAGGTAATGAAGATGACCAGCAAGTCTCTGGACCAAGAATGGTAAACTAAGTCATTCTACTCTTTCTACCTGGACTCACCCCCAGTTCCTCCTGCCCTTTTTTCTACCTAGGAGTTCAGTTCAAATATTCTATACTCTTCTGAGTCTTCTATGATCTACCAAGgataacaaacttttaaaaattctgccaCCAGTGTACTCTGAACCTGTCTCCATTATAGGATCTATCACATACAATTAAATGTAATTACTTATGAATTTGTCACTCCATCATCTTTTACTTACCAGCATATCCCTATCTTCTAGAATAGAACTTGGTACCTGAACAGGAATTCAGGAAATGTTCGTGGTAGAAAAGAATGAGTAAATAACTATAGAACTGAATTAATTAAGGCCAGAGGGCTAAAAGCTGAAAGAGAGATGGAAAGACAGGGCTGGAGAATCCACCTGGTACTAGAGTTCTGAATAAAGGGGTAAGTAAAATGTATAGGTGCCTATTTGGGATTTCTTAGCAAGGTTGATGCATAAATTTCAGATAAAGTTGTGAATAAGCTGACAGATTTCTTAATTAGTTTCAAAGCTAATAACATCTTTACCAagttagaaaatacaaattaaaaaaaaattctacagtgCTAAAAACACAGTAAAATAAATATGCAACAGCAGAAAGAATATTGTTATCCTTCGaagttaaaatgttttgttctatggaaagcttttaaaaaataatctgtgcACAAAACTCTTGatttggaataaaaaagaaaatgcaatgaaAGCAGTGTTAATATTATAAGCTATAAACTTACCAGCATGCAAGTAGAGCATTACATaaacacaattattttaaaagtcttatgatttgaaaatcataaaatgcaaattgtagggttttttttttaattggtgggCTGTGATTCTATTGCCCACAGATAGTAAAATACAACTTTGTAATCCTCGTGTGGGGATCTTTTCATATTGCAGTACCTGAGAGTATTTTCCTTTGTCAGTAATACTGGGAATGCtgggggaaggagaaaaggaggggACAAAGCTTTGTCTTCTGAATAAAATAAAGGCAGAATGTCAACTTAAACAGCAACCCTGGGATCAATATCCTATTTATGGTATTCAAATATTACAACATGAATTGGCAAGCTCTTCTGATAAATTACCCAAATTTCACTTTTGTTCTTTAAAGGTATCATCTTACATACACTTTTTGATGCAACTGTAAAAAAGCTGCctgtattaattattaaaaaggaaaaaaaagaattattttaatgtggcacaaaacatgaaaaacaaagaaatttaaatcTTTAGTATCTGTTTAAACATCCTACATCGTATCTAACTATTGAGAAAGTTTAATTTTATGGCCATAAGCTCTAACTGCATAGGTGCTGTTTTACTAATTCAGCCCATTTATTCTCTGTGATTGGATTAACAAAAATAACACTACAGACCTCAGTAACAACAGCGTtgctcatcttaaaaaaaaaaaagacatggagaatATCTTTGTGTATGGAAGTTACTTTCGACTTAAGGTAGAAACTTGAGTTACCTTTATAAACTCCAAACTGTCAAAACTCCATGTTGTAAAGGTTGAAAATCAATTTGCCTCCAGATTCCATCTATGCAAAGAACAGGGACAGCAGCAGCTGGGAATAGTGGGGAGAAGAAGGGGGATTCAAGCTGGGGGATTAGCAAAGTTTCCTGGGCAAAGCTAGAAAGGCCCAGATCTAGAAAGAACAGGGCCTTTCAGCATGGCTAGAACTCTGACCATGACAGAGGCTGATGAGGACAGCCAGATGCTCAGCTGCAGCTCTGCCAGCTCCTGGACCCGCTTGTGCTCTGTGGGCCTGTCCTGTGCGCTGTAGGATgattagcagcatctctggcctctatcCGTTAGATGCAGGTGGCCCCCCTGCCATCATGACAGCCGACAGTGCCTCCAGACACTGCCAGGTCTCTTTTGGGGGTGGGATAAGGTGGGAAGGACACAGCAAAATCGCCACACACACCCTCAACCCTGGGTTGAGAGCCAGTAAATTAAAGAGTCAGCAGGGGCCAGATCACAGAGGGACTTATAAATCATTACAAGAAGCCTGGAATGTTCTCAAGGGAAGAGGGAGCCCATCCAACAGATGTTCACCAAATGCCTCCTCTGTGCTAGGCACAGTACAGGCGCTGAGGCCACAACAGTGAAAAGATAAATGAGGTCTCTACTCAGAATTTATGTCCTTTTAGTGAAggcagataaaattaaaaaatggtcaaTGTAACTTCATTTTGCAACAAGTGCTGTGAAGAAACTAGGATAATGTCAGAGAGGACCTGAGTGGTGGGAGTAAAGAGGCTACTGTATTTTAGACTAAATGGTCTGGGGaagcttctctgaggaggtgaaaTAAATCTGAGTTGAAACCTTGGAAGGTAACACAGAGCCAGCCATGCAAAGACCCAGGCAAGGAGTTTCCTGGGCAAAGCTGGAAAGGCCCTGGTACTGAAGGAACAAGGAGGCCAAGGCCCTGGCAGGGCCAGGTGGGCGGGGTTGGAGGGGTGACTGGGTTGGTTCAAGATGAGGTCAGCAAGGTAGGTGGGGCTACATCCTGTGAGACTTCTTCAACCGGAGACAGGAGATGCTGAAGGGGTTTTAAATAAAGGAGAGACGTGATttgacttacatttaaaaatatttccggCTGCTGTGTGGAAAAGTTCTCGGGGAAGTAAAGGAGAGGCCAAGATCCTGAACAGGAAACTATTTCAATATACCAGGCAAAAGATGAATGGAGCTGGAGAGAGATGAAGAGCCACACTGTGTTAGCCACAGAGCTGACGAGCAGGACTTGCTCATGGATAAGGTGAAGGCAATGATGGGAAATGAGATCATCTAAGAGGCTTCTCTGCTGGCTTGAACGACTTAGGGGATGGGAGGGCACTCACTGAAATGGGAAAGACTCGGGGGGGCaaggtggggaggaggtgaggaAAACTGGAGTTCTCCTTAGGATGTGGGTCCTTGACATGCCTGTGAGACATACAAGAGGTAGACCCCATGCAGTTTCAAGGAAAATCTGAAGGTCAGGCGGGAGCTATATATATGGACATTATCAGGTTGTACTGATTCTTTTTAAATGCCAGGGACTAAGTGAGAGCACCAAAGGACTAAGGAcacatggaaaacagaagagtCCAAGTGTGAAGCCACTGGAAACGCCAACATTTAGGTCTGCAGGGGCACAGCCAGCAAAAGAGACCCAGAGGTGGCCAGTGAGGCAGAAAGGGTAGAAGCCGAAAGACAGTGTGTCATGGAGAGGAGAATGCTCACTTGTGTCAAATGTTGCTGGGAGGTCAAGTGACAAGAGGAGTAAGGATAAGACCCGGGTCTGGCAACATGGAGGGCACTGGCGATCCAACACCAGCAGTTTAGggggtgctgggaaagctgctgGACTGAGGATAAGGGCAGGGAGTGGAGACAGTGACCACAGGCAACTCTCTCAGGAAATCTTTTCTGTGAAGGGAAGCAGGCAGATGGGCTGGTAGCTGGACGAGGATAAGGAACACCAAGAGATTTTTAGAGGTGGGAGAAACTAGAACAGGTCTCCACGCACTGCAGCAGAGGGGAAACCTGGTGCTCGGCAAAGGCTGGGAATAATCAGGGAAGCGAGGTCCTTGGGCAGACGTGCGGGGAGGCGGGTGAACGCCCTCATGAGGGGAGGGCTTTAGCAGCAGCATGGATATTCCACCCATGGTGAcacagaaaggcagagggagcGGGACAGCTGCAGGCAGAGGTTTGGGGAGACGAAGGCCAGTGCGTTCTTGCAGTAGCATGGAGAAAGGACTGCA
This sequence is a window from Vicugna pacos chromosome 8, VicPac4, whole genome shotgun sequence. Protein-coding genes within it:
- the LDHAL6B gene encoding L-lactate dehydrogenase A-like 6B, yielding MSWAVRVLRAGQRVGAAKANFLGLGMALGPRQTAGVPLRGAWPVAPASEMATVKCELLKNLTSDEAVRCSKISIIGTGSVGMACAISILLKGLSDELALVDVDEGRLKGETMDLQHGSSFIKMPNIVCSKDYLVTANSSLVIITAGARQEKGETRLNLVQRNLAIFKLMISSIVQYSPRCKLIVVSNPVDILTYVAWKLSEFPQNRVIGSGCNLDTARFRFLIGQRLGIHSESCHGWILGEHGDSSVPVWSGVNIAGVPLKTLNVDIGTDKDPEQWKNVHKDVVASAYEIIKMKGYTSWAIGLSVADLTESILKNLRRVHPVSTRIKGLYGINEEVFLSVPCILGENGITDLIRVKLAPEEEAHLQKSAKTLWEIQKELEF